The DNA region CAGGGCCTCGGCCAGGGTGCTGTGGCTGGCCTTGATGGTGCCGTGGGCCAGGTCCGCCAGGGCCTTGGGGCTGCGCTCACCGGCGATCAGCGCCTCCAGCATCGCGCGTCCGGAGACGCCGAAGATGTCGGCGATCACGGTGGACAGCTTGATCTGGGCGTCTTCGAGGAGTTTCTCGGTGCGCTGCTTGTGGCGGGTGCGCTCGTGCGTCATGACCGCCCGGGCCCGGGTCAGATCGCGCAGTTCACGGACCGGTTTCGGGGGCACGAACGAGGGCCGGAGCATGCCGCGTTCGGTGAGTTTGGCCAGCCAGACCGCGTCCAGTCGGTCGGTCTTGGGCCGGCCCGGGACGTTCTTGACGTCACGGGCGTTGACCAGCCAGCACTCCAGACCACGCGACTCCAGCAGAAAGAAGTAGGGCTTCCAGTACGTCGACGTGGCCTCCATCACCACTCGGGTGACGCCCTGGCAGATCAGGTGGTCGGCCAGGTCCAGGATCGCGCCGCTGGTCGCGACGGTGTTGAAGACCCGCTGCACGCGCTTGCCGGGCTGGTCCTCGTGCGGCACCCGCACGCAGACCATGCCCGACGCCTTGGCGATATCGATCGCCGCGACACGGGCCACGAGCTCCTCGGCCTGCTCGATCTCCTCGGTGCCACCGCTGTCGTCGGTGTCCGCCATGCTCCACTCCCTGGTATCGATCCGTACGGGATGACGCCTGCCCAGGGGGCCGCGGGGGGAGCGAGAATCTGACCGGCGTGCTCGATGGCAACAGTGCGTGGCCCCTCTGCGGCCCCGGCACCAGACTGACCTACGGGCTCAACGTCCCAACGAGCTACCGGCATCGGCGGGCAGGCGCCGCAGCCATGTTTTCACGCCGGCAAGGCGCACCCGAAGGGATCAGGGGGACTGACCTGCCAGTAGCCGGCCGCATCGGTGTAGAAGGTGCCCAGGACGTCCTTGGAGTCCTCGAAGTAGTTGTTGTCCACCCGGGCGCGGGCGCCGGCCCGGGAGTTGATGCCCGACTTGCTGAGGCCCACGTAGTGGTTGTTGTAGATGTGGGCGACGCCGCCCCGTAGCAGGGGTGCGCGGGAGTCTATGTTCTCGTACAGGTTGTGGTGGTAGGTGATGAAGCTGTTCGAGAGGTCACTCTCGCTGGAGCCGACGAGGCCACCGCGGCCGGAATTGCGCAGGATGCTGTAGGACAGCGTCACGTACTGGGTGTTGGCCTTCAGGTCGAAGAGGCCGTCGAATCCCTCCGACTCACCGCCCGAGGCCTCCAGAGTCGTGTGGTCGACCCAGACGTTTCGGACGTCGCTCTCCATGCCGATGGCGTCACCGCCGTTGGACGTGGGGGAGCCGGACTTCTTGACGTTCTTGACCGTCACGTTCTGGATGACGATGTTGCTGGACTGGCGGATGTGGATGCCGACCTGGTCGAAGACGGCCCCGCTGCCGACCCCGACGAGCGTGACGTTGCTGATCTGCTTGAGCTCGATCACCCCGGCGGCGGTGTTGCAGCTGCTGCCGGACACCTTGTCCGTGTTGCCGTGGTTGATGGTCCCCTCGACCTGGATGGTGATCGGGGTGCTGCTGGAGGCCCGCCCGCACAGGGCCTCGTGGATCGCCGTTCCCGTGGTGGCCCGCACCGTC from Streptomyces sp. NBC_01754 includes:
- a CDS encoding IS110 family transposase, with the protein product MADTDDSGGTEEIEQAEELVARVAAIDIAKASGMVCVRVPHEDQPGKRVQRVFNTVATSGAILDLADHLICQGVTRVVMEATSTYWKPYFFLLESRGLECWLVNARDVKNVPGRPKTDRLDAVWLAKLTERGMLRPSFVPPKPVRELRDLTRARAVMTHERTRHKQRTEKLLEDAQIKLSTVIADIFGVSGRAMLEALIAGERSPKALADLAHGTIKASHSTLAEALTGRFEEHHAFMCRMLLDTVDHLTVQIDKLTARITLRLTGLSTTEDDEGPGQGTLIPITDTERLDEIPGIGPGTAQVILAEVGLDMTVFPTAGHLVSWAKLSPRTLQSGNKNTSGPTGKGNPWLRGALGEAAISAARTDTFLGARYRRIVKRRGHMKALVAVARSILVSVWHLMADPTARYRDLGADFHTRNLDPARKSRDLVRQLKALGHDVTLTPATA